One segment of Neodiprion fabricii isolate iyNeoFabr1 chromosome 1, iyNeoFabr1.1, whole genome shotgun sequence DNA contains the following:
- the LOC124185287 gene encoding protein argonaute-2-like isoform X2, translated as MTKKRGKKGKQQDTGQASKSQPAATVSEPGPPPKAAPENPPSGPPSTSSTPPPRGVDRGEDPHPKGRGRSRGRGTTSEPQASGPGRGAGSTGGPPFQGPLAQGPRPQKPPAWGPRPQAPGSQPQQVPQQQPSPQHGLPQQQGPRQPGPQQVPQQQSPWQGLPQQPGPRQPGPQQVPQQPGPRQGPPQQQGPRQPGPQQVPQQQSPWQGPPQQPGPRQPGPQQVPQQPGPRQGPPQQQGPRQPGPQQVPQQPGPRQGPPQPSPQRGPSQQQGPRQTPQQQPQQTDSAKSVESLQEGIAKMSLIPCRKNPAKAGTMGRPIVVEANVVSLKFNSNFNPHAVHYDISFDPDKPKFMLRRTYDAIHEKYFPNRHPAFDGRRNLYSSGVLPFGDGMKAEIEVYNPEREQNKTYKVVISRVADIDLSWLPRVAPGMPQIEQTAVQAIDVVLRHGAASKCVQVGRSFFQPPKGHIVDLGNGMELWVGMFQSAIIGWKPYLNVDVAHKGFPKAINIVEYMREICGSRFSPRDVEYNKINIAKQLKGLKVIYEIPGHPTSKRTQRINDLTQSAVQSIFTLDNGSKTSVYDYFRKEKNYTIKNPELPCVWVGGRNRQIYVPAELCTIVPGQVTIKKMDEIQTSNMIKAAATSTDIRKQKIMNAFASINFNNDPCVKEFGLSVGGGFEKVPARVLDPPVLMYDRQVRVSRGTWRASRFSNAADLQPKTWTILNLNGRYTRENDLYRLADDLISNAIKCGMNLGEALTPFVTLDPPTRDVRGINNFFQQNKNLKLIIVVIPDRGSAYSKVKQAAEIHIGVLTQCIKARTVGRLSEATTSNILLKINSKLNGVNHMIMDNNLKPKCLMKPCIIIGADVTHPPPDAVDVPSIAAVAASHDARAQFKYNIKCQLQPPREEIILDLQRMVKEQLLFFYKSTGYQPQQIIFYRDGVSEGQFAQVLSRELPAIQRACGQLNANYKPPITFLVVQKRHHVRLFPTDERNSDDARKNFNVQAGTVVDTMITHPSHIDFYLVSHASIQGMARPTKYRCLWDDSQMSEDEIEQLTYYLCHMFSRCTRSVSYPAPTYYAHLAAYRARVHTEEVPINIHNLIEEQRKKLTLHEGIIENPMFFV; from the exons ATGACGAAAAAGAGAG gaaagaagggAAAACAGCAAGACACAGGCCAGGCCTCTAAATCTCAGCCTGCAGCCACTGTATCAGAGCCAGGACCTCCTCCAAAAGCAGCGCCAGAAAATCCTCCAAGTGGCCCACCTTCAACTTCTTCGACACCACCTCCAAGAGGAGTAGATAGAGGTGAGGACCCTCATCCTAAAGGAAGAGGCAGAAGCAGAGGTAGAGGGACCACTTCTGAACCACAGGCTTCAGGCCCAGGACGTGGAGCTGGATCGACAGGTGGTCCGCCTTTTCAGGGACCACTTGCACAGGGACCTCGACCTCAAAAACCGCCTGCATGGGGACCTCGACCTCAGGCACCTGGCAGCCAACCACAG CAAGTGCCACAACAGCAGCCATCGCCCCAACATGGCCTACCACAGCAACAGGGACCCCGTCAACCTGGACCACAGCAGGTCCCACAACAACAAAGTCCATGGCAAGGACTACCACAGCAACCGGGACCCCGTCAGCCTGGACCACAGCAGGTCCCGCAACAACCAGGTCCAAGGCAAGGACCACCACAGCAACAGGGACCCCGTCAACCTGGACCACAGCAGGTCCCACAACAACAAAGTCCATGGCAAGGACCACCACAGCAACCGGGACCTCGTCAGCCTGGACCACAGCAGGTCCCGCAACAACCAGGTCCAAGGCAAGGACCACCACAGCAACAGGGACCCCGTCAGCCTGGACCACAGCAGGTCCCGCAACAACCAGGTCCAAG GCAAGGACCACCACAGCCATCACCCCAACGAGGCCCATCACAACAACAGGGACCTCGTCAAACTCCTCAGCAACAACCACAGCAG ACGGATTCTGCAAAATCTGTGGAATCACTACAAGAAGGCATAGCTAAAATGAGCTTGATTCCCTGTCGTAAAAATCCAGCTAAAGCGGGAACAATGGGAAGACCGATTGTAGTAGAAGCAAATGTAGTGTCACTGAAGTTTAACTCAAACTTCAATCCGCATGCCGTGCACTATGATATTTCCTTTGATCCTGATAAACCGAAATTCATGCTACGAAGAACATACGACGCcattcatgaaaaatatttccccAATCGACACCCTGCTTTTGATGGCAGGAGAAATTTATACAGCAGCGGAGTACTTCCGTTTGGCGACGGT ATGAAAGCGGAGATAGAGGTGTACAATCCAGAGCgcgaacaaaacaaaacatacaAGGTGGTCATCTCCAGAGTTGCTGATATCGATCTTTCGTGGTTGCCGCGTGTTGCACCCGGCATGCCTCAAATTGAGCAAACTGCAGTACAAGCAATCGATGTTGTATTACGCCACGGAGCTGCTTCCAAATGTGTACAG GTCGGTCGATCATTCTTTCAACCTCCAAAAGGTCATATCGTAGATTTGGGAAACGGTATGGAGTTATGGGTAGGCATGTTTCAATCAGCTATTATCGGTTGGAAACCATACTTGAACGTTGACG TGGCCCACAAAGGATTTCCGAAAGCTATAAATATAGTCGAATATATGCGAGAAATATGTGGATCTCGATTCTCCCCAAGGGACGTGgaatacaataaaataaacattgcGAAGCAACTCAAGG GATTAAAAGTTATTTACGAAATTCCTGGACATCCCACATCAAAGCGAACCCAGCGAATAAATGATCTTACGCAAAGTGCAGTGCAAAGCATTTTCACGTTGGACAATGGAAGTAAAACATCTGTTTACGACTATTTCCGGAAGGAAAAGAACTATACTATCAAAAACCCAGAACTCCCCTGTGTCTGGGTTGGTGGACGCAATCGACAGATCTATGTACCAGCTGAG CTATGCACAATCGTTCCTGGTCaagttacgataaaaaaaatggacgaAATACAAACCTCTAACATGATTAAAGCTGCTGCTACAAGTACTGACATCCGGAAGCAGAAAATTATGAATGCG TTTGCATCGATCAATTTCAACAACGATCCTTGCGTGAAAGAGTTTGGGCTATCTGTCGGGGGCGGATTTGAAAAGGTGCCTGCTAGAGTGCTTGATCCACCGGTATTGATGTATGACCGGCAAGTTCGAGTTAGTCGGGGGACATGGAGAGCATCGAGATTTAGTAACGCTGCTGACTTACAACCTAAAACTTGGACAATTCTTAATCTGAACGGCAGATATACGAGAGAAAATGATTTGTACAGACTTGCAGATGATCTGATATCAAATG CAATAAAATGTGGTATGAATCTTGGTGAAGCACTTACACCCTTTGTCACATTGGATCCACCAACGCGCGATGTTCGTGGGATCAACAACTTCTTccaacaaaacaaaaatttaaaattaatcattgtGGTTATACCTGATCGTGGATCTGCATACA gtaaagTGAAGCAAGCGGCAGAAATCCATATAGGGGTATTAACACAGTGCATTAAAGCCCGAACTGTTGGTCGACTGAGTGAAGCAACAACATCCAACATTctcttaaaaataaattcaaaattaaatggtGTGAATCACATGATAATGGATAATAATCTCAA ACCTAAATGCCTCATGAAACCTTGCATAATTATCGGCGCCGATGTAACGCATCCTCCACCAGACGCTGTTGATGTACCGTCAATAGCTGCG GTAGCAGCTAGTCATGATGCAAGAGCACAATTCAAGTATAATATCAAGTGTCAGCTGCAACCACCTCGGGAAGAGATTATTCTAGACCTGCAAAGAATGGTAAAGGAACAATTATTGTTCTTTTACAAGTCAACTGGTTACCAGCCTCAGCAAATCATTTTCTACAG AGATGGAGTAAGTGAAGGTCAGTTTGCTCAAGTCTTGAGCCGAGAGCTACCGGCTATTCAAAGAGCTTGCGGGCAATTGAATGCAAACTACAAACCACCAATCACGTTTTTGGTCGTACAAAAGAGGCATCACGTTCGCCTGTTTCCCACAGATGAACGAAATTCTGATGATGcccgtaaaaatttcaacgtgcAAGCTGGGACAGTTGTAGATACTATGATAACGCATCCTTCACACATCGACTTTTACCTTGTGTCGCATGCCAGCATTCAG GGTATGGCTAGACCTACAAAGTATAGATGCCTCTGGGATGACAGCCAGATGTCTGAAGACGAGATTGAGCAGTTAACGTATTATCTGTGTCACATGTTTTCGAGATGTACACGGTCCGTCAGTTATCCGGCACCCACCTATTACGCTCACTTGGCTGCATATCGAGCAAGGGTTCACACCGAAGA gGTTCCCATCAACATTCATAATTTGATCGAAGAACAGCGCAAAAAATTGACTCTTCATGAAGGAATAATAGAAAATCCCATGtttttcgtataa
- the LOC124185287 gene encoding protein argonaute-2-like isoform X4: protein MTKKRGKKGKQQDTGQASKSQPAATVSEPGPPPKAAPENPPSGPPSTSSTPPPRGVDRGEDPHPKGRGRSRGRGTTSEPQASGPGRGAGSTGGPPFQGPLAQGPRPQKPPAWGPRPQAPGSQPQQVPQQQPSPQHGLPQQQGPRQPGPQQVPQQQSPWQGPPQQPGPRQPGPQQVPQQPGPRQGPPQQQGPRQPGPQQVPQQPGPRQGPPQPSPQRGPSQQQGPRQTPQQQPQQTDSAKSVESLQEGIAKMSLIPCRKNPAKAGTMGRPIVVEANVVSLKFNSNFNPHAVHYDISFDPDKPKFMLRRTYDAIHEKYFPNRHPAFDGRRNLYSSGVLPFGDGMKAEIEVYNPEREQNKTYKVVISRVADIDLSWLPRVAPGMPQIEQTAVQAIDVVLRHGAASKCVQVGRSFFQPPKGHIVDLGNGMELWVGMFQSAIIGWKPYLNVDVAHKGFPKAINIVEYMREICGSRFSPRDVEYNKINIAKQLKGLKVIYEIPGHPTSKRTQRINDLTQSAVQSIFTLDNGSKTSVYDYFRKEKNYTIKNPELPCVWVGGRNRQIYVPAELCTIVPGQVTIKKMDEIQTSNMIKAAATSTDIRKQKIMNAFASINFNNDPCVKEFGLSVGGGFEKVPARVLDPPVLMYDRQVRVSRGTWRASRFSNAADLQPKTWTILNLNGRYTRENDLYRLADDLISNAIKCGMNLGEALTPFVTLDPPTRDVRGINNFFQQNKNLKLIIVVIPDRGSAYSKVKQAAEIHIGVLTQCIKARTVGRLSEATTSNILLKINSKLNGVNHMIMDNNLKPKCLMKPCIIIGADVTHPPPDAVDVPSIAAVAASHDARAQFKYNIKCQLQPPREEIILDLQRMVKEQLLFFYKSTGYQPQQIIFYRDGVSEGQFAQVLSRELPAIQRACGQLNANYKPPITFLVVQKRHHVRLFPTDERNSDDARKNFNVQAGTVVDTMITHPSHIDFYLVSHASIQGMARPTKYRCLWDDSQMSEDEIEQLTYYLCHMFSRCTRSVSYPAPTYYAHLAAYRARVHTEEVPINIHNLIEEQRKKLTLHEGIIENPMFFV, encoded by the exons ATGACGAAAAAGAGAG gaaagaagggAAAACAGCAAGACACAGGCCAGGCCTCTAAATCTCAGCCTGCAGCCACTGTATCAGAGCCAGGACCTCCTCCAAAAGCAGCGCCAGAAAATCCTCCAAGTGGCCCACCTTCAACTTCTTCGACACCACCTCCAAGAGGAGTAGATAGAGGTGAGGACCCTCATCCTAAAGGAAGAGGCAGAAGCAGAGGTAGAGGGACCACTTCTGAACCACAGGCTTCAGGCCCAGGACGTGGAGCTGGATCGACAGGTGGTCCGCCTTTTCAGGGACCACTTGCACAGGGACCTCGACCTCAAAAACCGCCTGCATGGGGACCTCGACCTCAGGCACCTGGCAGCCAACCACAG CAAGTGCCACAACAGCAGCCATCGCCCCAACATGGCCTACCACAGCAACAG GGACCCCGTCAACCTGGACCACAGCAGGTCCCACAACAACAAAGTCCATGGCAAGGACCACCACAGCAACCGGGACCTCGTCAGCCTGGACCACAGCAGGTCCCGCAACAACCAGGTCCAAGGCAAGGACCACCACAGCAACAGGGACCCCGTCAGCCTGGACCACAGCAGGTCCCGCAACAACCAGGTCCAAGGCAAG GACCACCACAGCCATCACCCCAACGAGGCCCATCACAACAACAGGGACCTCGTCAAACTCCTCAGCAACAACCACAGCAG ACGGATTCTGCAAAATCTGTGGAATCACTACAAGAAGGCATAGCTAAAATGAGCTTGATTCCCTGTCGTAAAAATCCAGCTAAAGCGGGAACAATGGGAAGACCGATTGTAGTAGAAGCAAATGTAGTGTCACTGAAGTTTAACTCAAACTTCAATCCGCATGCCGTGCACTATGATATTTCCTTTGATCCTGATAAACCGAAATTCATGCTACGAAGAACATACGACGCcattcatgaaaaatatttccccAATCGACACCCTGCTTTTGATGGCAGGAGAAATTTATACAGCAGCGGAGTACTTCCGTTTGGCGACGGT ATGAAAGCGGAGATAGAGGTGTACAATCCAGAGCgcgaacaaaacaaaacatacaAGGTGGTCATCTCCAGAGTTGCTGATATCGATCTTTCGTGGTTGCCGCGTGTTGCACCCGGCATGCCTCAAATTGAGCAAACTGCAGTACAAGCAATCGATGTTGTATTACGCCACGGAGCTGCTTCCAAATGTGTACAG GTCGGTCGATCATTCTTTCAACCTCCAAAAGGTCATATCGTAGATTTGGGAAACGGTATGGAGTTATGGGTAGGCATGTTTCAATCAGCTATTATCGGTTGGAAACCATACTTGAACGTTGACG TGGCCCACAAAGGATTTCCGAAAGCTATAAATATAGTCGAATATATGCGAGAAATATGTGGATCTCGATTCTCCCCAAGGGACGTGgaatacaataaaataaacattgcGAAGCAACTCAAGG GATTAAAAGTTATTTACGAAATTCCTGGACATCCCACATCAAAGCGAACCCAGCGAATAAATGATCTTACGCAAAGTGCAGTGCAAAGCATTTTCACGTTGGACAATGGAAGTAAAACATCTGTTTACGACTATTTCCGGAAGGAAAAGAACTATACTATCAAAAACCCAGAACTCCCCTGTGTCTGGGTTGGTGGACGCAATCGACAGATCTATGTACCAGCTGAG CTATGCACAATCGTTCCTGGTCaagttacgataaaaaaaatggacgaAATACAAACCTCTAACATGATTAAAGCTGCTGCTACAAGTACTGACATCCGGAAGCAGAAAATTATGAATGCG TTTGCATCGATCAATTTCAACAACGATCCTTGCGTGAAAGAGTTTGGGCTATCTGTCGGGGGCGGATTTGAAAAGGTGCCTGCTAGAGTGCTTGATCCACCGGTATTGATGTATGACCGGCAAGTTCGAGTTAGTCGGGGGACATGGAGAGCATCGAGATTTAGTAACGCTGCTGACTTACAACCTAAAACTTGGACAATTCTTAATCTGAACGGCAGATATACGAGAGAAAATGATTTGTACAGACTTGCAGATGATCTGATATCAAATG CAATAAAATGTGGTATGAATCTTGGTGAAGCACTTACACCCTTTGTCACATTGGATCCACCAACGCGCGATGTTCGTGGGATCAACAACTTCTTccaacaaaacaaaaatttaaaattaatcattgtGGTTATACCTGATCGTGGATCTGCATACA gtaaagTGAAGCAAGCGGCAGAAATCCATATAGGGGTATTAACACAGTGCATTAAAGCCCGAACTGTTGGTCGACTGAGTGAAGCAACAACATCCAACATTctcttaaaaataaattcaaaattaaatggtGTGAATCACATGATAATGGATAATAATCTCAA ACCTAAATGCCTCATGAAACCTTGCATAATTATCGGCGCCGATGTAACGCATCCTCCACCAGACGCTGTTGATGTACCGTCAATAGCTGCG GTAGCAGCTAGTCATGATGCAAGAGCACAATTCAAGTATAATATCAAGTGTCAGCTGCAACCACCTCGGGAAGAGATTATTCTAGACCTGCAAAGAATGGTAAAGGAACAATTATTGTTCTTTTACAAGTCAACTGGTTACCAGCCTCAGCAAATCATTTTCTACAG AGATGGAGTAAGTGAAGGTCAGTTTGCTCAAGTCTTGAGCCGAGAGCTACCGGCTATTCAAAGAGCTTGCGGGCAATTGAATGCAAACTACAAACCACCAATCACGTTTTTGGTCGTACAAAAGAGGCATCACGTTCGCCTGTTTCCCACAGATGAACGAAATTCTGATGATGcccgtaaaaatttcaacgtgcAAGCTGGGACAGTTGTAGATACTATGATAACGCATCCTTCACACATCGACTTTTACCTTGTGTCGCATGCCAGCATTCAG GGTATGGCTAGACCTACAAAGTATAGATGCCTCTGGGATGACAGCCAGATGTCTGAAGACGAGATTGAGCAGTTAACGTATTATCTGTGTCACATGTTTTCGAGATGTACACGGTCCGTCAGTTATCCGGCACCCACCTATTACGCTCACTTGGCTGCATATCGAGCAAGGGTTCACACCGAAGA gGTTCCCATCAACATTCATAATTTGATCGAAGAACAGCGCAAAAAATTGACTCTTCATGAAGGAATAATAGAAAATCCCATGtttttcgtataa
- the LOC124185287 gene encoding protein argonaute-2-like isoform X1 translates to MTKKRGKKGKQQDTGQASKSQPAATVSEPGPPPKAAPENPPSGPPSTSSTPPPRGVDRGEDPHPKGRGRSRGRGTTSEPQASGPGRGAGSTGGPPFQGPLAQGPRPQKPPAWGPRPQAPGSQPQQVPQQQPSPQHGLPQQQGPRQPGPQQVPQQQSPWQGLPQQPGPRQPGPQQVPQQPGPRQGPPQQQGPRQPGPQQVPQQQSPWQGPPQQPGPRQPGPQQVPQQPGPRQGPPQQQGPRQPGPQQVPQQPGPRQGPPQPSPQRGPSQQQGPRQTPQQQPQQTDSAKSVESLQEGIAKMSLIPCRKNPAKAGTMGRPIVVEANVVSLKFNSNFNPHAVHYDISFDPDKPKFMLRRTYDAIHEKYFPNRHPAFDGRRNLYSSGVLPFGDGMKAEIEVYNPEREQNKTYKVVISRVADIDLSWLPRVAPGMPQIEQTAVQAIDVVLRHGAASKCVQVGRSFFQPPKGHIVDLGNGMELWVGMFQSAIIGWKPYLNVDVAHKGFPKAINIVEYMREICGSRFSPRDVEYNKINIAKQLKGLKVIYEIPGHPTSKRTQRINDLTQSAVQSIFTLDNGSKTSVYDYFRKEKNYTIKNPELPCVWVGGRNRQIYVPAELCTIVPGQVTIKKMDEIQTSNMIKAAATSTDIRKQKIMNAFASINFNNDPCVKEFGLSVGGGFEKVPARVLDPPVLMYDRQVRVSRGTWRASRFSNAADLQPKTWTILNLNGRYTRENDLYRLADDLISNAIKCGMNLGEALTPFVTLDPPTRDVRGINNFFQQNKNLKLIIVVIPDRGSAYSKVKQAAEIHIGVLTQCIKARTVGRLSEATTSNILLKINSKLNGVNHMIMDNNLKPKCLMKPCIIIGADVTHPPPDAVDVPSIAAVAASHDARAQFKYNIKCQLQPPREEIILDLQRMVKEQLLFFYKSTGYQPQQIIFYRDGVSEGQFAQVLSRELPAIQRACGQLNANYKPPITFLVVQKRHHVRLFPTDERNSDDARKNFNVQAGTVVDTMITHPSHIDFYLVSHASIQGMARPTKYRCLWDDSQMSEDEIEQLTYYLCHMFSRCTRSVSYPAPTYYAHLAAYRARVHTEEVPINIHNLIEEQRKKLTLHEGIIENPMFFV, encoded by the exons ATGACGAAAAAGAGAG gaaagaagggAAAACAGCAAGACACAGGCCAGGCCTCTAAATCTCAGCCTGCAGCCACTGTATCAGAGCCAGGACCTCCTCCAAAAGCAGCGCCAGAAAATCCTCCAAGTGGCCCACCTTCAACTTCTTCGACACCACCTCCAAGAGGAGTAGATAGAGGTGAGGACCCTCATCCTAAAGGAAGAGGCAGAAGCAGAGGTAGAGGGACCACTTCTGAACCACAGGCTTCAGGCCCAGGACGTGGAGCTGGATCGACAGGTGGTCCGCCTTTTCAGGGACCACTTGCACAGGGACCTCGACCTCAAAAACCGCCTGCATGGGGACCTCGACCTCAGGCACCTGGCAGCCAACCACAG CAAGTGCCACAACAGCAGCCATCGCCCCAACATGGCCTACCACAGCAACAGGGACCCCGTCAACCTGGACCACAGCAGGTCCCACAACAACAAAGTCCATGGCAAGGACTACCACAGCAACCGGGACCCCGTCAGCCTGGACCACAGCAGGTCCCGCAACAACCAGGTCCAAGGCAAGGACCACCACAGCAACAGGGACCCCGTCAACCTGGACCACAGCAGGTCCCACAACAACAAAGTCCATGGCAAGGACCACCACAGCAACCGGGACCTCGTCAGCCTGGACCACAGCAGGTCCCGCAACAACCAGGTCCAAGGCAAGGACCACCACAGCAACAGGGACCCCGTCAGCCTGGACCACAGCAGGTCCCGCAACAACCAGGTCCAAGGCAAG GACCACCACAGCCATCACCCCAACGAGGCCCATCACAACAACAGGGACCTCGTCAAACTCCTCAGCAACAACCACAGCAG ACGGATTCTGCAAAATCTGTGGAATCACTACAAGAAGGCATAGCTAAAATGAGCTTGATTCCCTGTCGTAAAAATCCAGCTAAAGCGGGAACAATGGGAAGACCGATTGTAGTAGAAGCAAATGTAGTGTCACTGAAGTTTAACTCAAACTTCAATCCGCATGCCGTGCACTATGATATTTCCTTTGATCCTGATAAACCGAAATTCATGCTACGAAGAACATACGACGCcattcatgaaaaatatttccccAATCGACACCCTGCTTTTGATGGCAGGAGAAATTTATACAGCAGCGGAGTACTTCCGTTTGGCGACGGT ATGAAAGCGGAGATAGAGGTGTACAATCCAGAGCgcgaacaaaacaaaacatacaAGGTGGTCATCTCCAGAGTTGCTGATATCGATCTTTCGTGGTTGCCGCGTGTTGCACCCGGCATGCCTCAAATTGAGCAAACTGCAGTACAAGCAATCGATGTTGTATTACGCCACGGAGCTGCTTCCAAATGTGTACAG GTCGGTCGATCATTCTTTCAACCTCCAAAAGGTCATATCGTAGATTTGGGAAACGGTATGGAGTTATGGGTAGGCATGTTTCAATCAGCTATTATCGGTTGGAAACCATACTTGAACGTTGACG TGGCCCACAAAGGATTTCCGAAAGCTATAAATATAGTCGAATATATGCGAGAAATATGTGGATCTCGATTCTCCCCAAGGGACGTGgaatacaataaaataaacattgcGAAGCAACTCAAGG GATTAAAAGTTATTTACGAAATTCCTGGACATCCCACATCAAAGCGAACCCAGCGAATAAATGATCTTACGCAAAGTGCAGTGCAAAGCATTTTCACGTTGGACAATGGAAGTAAAACATCTGTTTACGACTATTTCCGGAAGGAAAAGAACTATACTATCAAAAACCCAGAACTCCCCTGTGTCTGGGTTGGTGGACGCAATCGACAGATCTATGTACCAGCTGAG CTATGCACAATCGTTCCTGGTCaagttacgataaaaaaaatggacgaAATACAAACCTCTAACATGATTAAAGCTGCTGCTACAAGTACTGACATCCGGAAGCAGAAAATTATGAATGCG TTTGCATCGATCAATTTCAACAACGATCCTTGCGTGAAAGAGTTTGGGCTATCTGTCGGGGGCGGATTTGAAAAGGTGCCTGCTAGAGTGCTTGATCCACCGGTATTGATGTATGACCGGCAAGTTCGAGTTAGTCGGGGGACATGGAGAGCATCGAGATTTAGTAACGCTGCTGACTTACAACCTAAAACTTGGACAATTCTTAATCTGAACGGCAGATATACGAGAGAAAATGATTTGTACAGACTTGCAGATGATCTGATATCAAATG CAATAAAATGTGGTATGAATCTTGGTGAAGCACTTACACCCTTTGTCACATTGGATCCACCAACGCGCGATGTTCGTGGGATCAACAACTTCTTccaacaaaacaaaaatttaaaattaatcattgtGGTTATACCTGATCGTGGATCTGCATACA gtaaagTGAAGCAAGCGGCAGAAATCCATATAGGGGTATTAACACAGTGCATTAAAGCCCGAACTGTTGGTCGACTGAGTGAAGCAACAACATCCAACATTctcttaaaaataaattcaaaattaaatggtGTGAATCACATGATAATGGATAATAATCTCAA ACCTAAATGCCTCATGAAACCTTGCATAATTATCGGCGCCGATGTAACGCATCCTCCACCAGACGCTGTTGATGTACCGTCAATAGCTGCG GTAGCAGCTAGTCATGATGCAAGAGCACAATTCAAGTATAATATCAAGTGTCAGCTGCAACCACCTCGGGAAGAGATTATTCTAGACCTGCAAAGAATGGTAAAGGAACAATTATTGTTCTTTTACAAGTCAACTGGTTACCAGCCTCAGCAAATCATTTTCTACAG AGATGGAGTAAGTGAAGGTCAGTTTGCTCAAGTCTTGAGCCGAGAGCTACCGGCTATTCAAAGAGCTTGCGGGCAATTGAATGCAAACTACAAACCACCAATCACGTTTTTGGTCGTACAAAAGAGGCATCACGTTCGCCTGTTTCCCACAGATGAACGAAATTCTGATGATGcccgtaaaaatttcaacgtgcAAGCTGGGACAGTTGTAGATACTATGATAACGCATCCTTCACACATCGACTTTTACCTTGTGTCGCATGCCAGCATTCAG GGTATGGCTAGACCTACAAAGTATAGATGCCTCTGGGATGACAGCCAGATGTCTGAAGACGAGATTGAGCAGTTAACGTATTATCTGTGTCACATGTTTTCGAGATGTACACGGTCCGTCAGTTATCCGGCACCCACCTATTACGCTCACTTGGCTGCATATCGAGCAAGGGTTCACACCGAAGA gGTTCCCATCAACATTCATAATTTGATCGAAGAACAGCGCAAAAAATTGACTCTTCATGAAGGAATAATAGAAAATCCCATGtttttcgtataa